A window of Strix aluco isolate bStrAlu1 chromosome 2, bStrAlu1.hap1, whole genome shotgun sequence contains these coding sequences:
- the CLDN34 gene encoding claudin-34 has product MSSLVSTSHLQLAAFALGTVGWILCTISMGIVEWRVWHVDNTTIISSGIAWVGIWKVCFISYLHVSPGYEEQFCHKFSGYDSSIPHEIYAAQGLLLIAMFMGLLGLTATIFALRNVYMGITDKTLITRFFLVGGFFYVFASLCILIPVSWNFYSVTHNQSIAFPPSYYMPSSPAVQEAGAAIPIGIVAVILLLLSGTFSLSYRFPVTVNTIMKS; this is encoded by the coding sequence ATGAGCTCCCTGGTGAGCACCTCACACCTCCAGCTAGCTGCCTTTGCTCTGGGTACGGTAGGCTGGATCCTCTGCACCATTTCAATGGGAATTGTGGAATGGAGAGTGTGGCACGTGGATAACACCACCATCATTTCCTCTGGCATTGCCTGGGTGGGGATTTGGAAAGTCTGCTTCATCAGTTACCTTCATGTCTCTCCTGGCTATGAAGAACAGTTCTGCCATAAATTCAGTGGCTATGACTCCTCCATCCCCCACGAAATTTATGCTGCCCAGGGTCTCCTGTTGATTGCCATGTTCATGGGCTTGCTGGGACTGACTGCCACAATATTTGCTCTGAGAAATGTTTATATGGGTATCACTGACAAAACTCTCATTACCCGTTTCTTCCTGGTGGGTGGCTTCTTCTATGTATTTGCTAGTCTGTGCATCCTGATTCCTGTGAGCTGGAATTTCTATTCTGTAACGCACAACCAGAGCattgcttttcctccttcttacTACATGCCCTCCAGCCCAGCAGTGCAGGAAGCTGGTGCTGCCATTCCTATTGGGATTGTAGCTGTCATCCTCCTGCTGCTCAGTGGGACTTTTTCTCTCTCGTACAGATTTCCAGTGACTGTGAACACTATCATGAAATCCTGA